TCGACCAGTTCGGCTTCGGCGGCGAGTGGCACTGGGAGCTCGTCGTCACCGCGAGCGTCATCACGACCGTGCCGATGATCCTGGTGTTCTTCCTCGGGCAGAAGCAGATCATCCAGGGCGTGGCGAGCACGGGCACCAAGGGCTGACGCCGACTCGGCGGCAGTTCTGCGGGTCCGCTAGGAGGTCCGCCCTGCCCACCAGGCGCGCAGGGCGGCCTCGGCCTCCTCCGGCGACTTCGGTCCCTCCTCCACCCGCAGCTCGAGCAGGAACGCGTACGCCTGCCCGACGTCGCGGCCGGGGCCGATGCCGAGGAGCTCCATGATCTGGTTGCCGTCGAGGTCCGGACGGATCGACGCGAGCTCCTCCTCCTCCGAGAGCCGCGCGATGCGCTCCTCGAGCGAGTCGTACGCCCGGCGCAGGCGGTCGGCCTTGCGCTGGTTGCGGGTGGTGCAGTCGGCGCGGGTGAGGATGTGCAGCCGCTCGAGCTGCTCGCCCGCGTCGCGGACGTAGCGACGTACGGCACTGTCGGTCCACTCGCCCGACCCGTAGCCGTGGAAGCGCAGGTGCAGCTCGACCAGCGTGGCGACCGCGTCGGTGTCGGCGTTGGAGAAGCGCAGCGCCTTCATCCGCTTGCGGGTCAGCTTGGCGCCGACGACGTCGTGGTGGTGGAAGGTGACGATGCCGCCGGCCTCGAAGCGGCGCGTGCGCGGCTTGCCGACGTCGTGCATGAGGGCCGCGAACCGGGAGACGAAGTCGGGACCGTCCCCGAGGCGGTGCTCGAGGTCGATCGACTGCTCGAGGACGGTGAGGGTGTGCTCGTAGACGTCCTTGTGCCGGTGGTGCTCGTCGCGCTCCAGCGCGAGGGCGGGCAGCTCGGGGAGGACGTGGGCCGCGAGGCCGGTGTCGACCAGCAGGGTGAGCCCGAGCCGCGGGTGCGGCGCGCAGACCAGCTTGACCAGCTCGTCGCGGACCCGCTCGGCCGAGATGATCTCGATCCGGCCCGCCATCGCGGTCATCGCCGCCACCACGTCGGGCGCGACCGAGAACCCGAGCTGGGCGGCGAACCGCGCCGCGCGCATCATCCGAAGAGGGTCGTCGGAGAAGGAGTCCTCCGGCGCGCCCGGCGTGCGCAGCACCCGCTCGGCCAGGTCGACGATGCCCCCGAACGGGTCGACGAACTCGCGGCTCGGCACGCGGACCGCCATCGAGTTCACCGAGAAGTCGCGCCGGCCCAGGTCGCCCTCGAGGGAGTCGCCGAAGTCCACGTCGGGCTTGCGCGACGACGGGTCGTAGCTCTCCGAGCGGTAGGTCGTGATCTCGACCTGCCACGGCCCCTTGCGGCAGCCGATCGTGCCGAAGTCGCGGCCCATGTCCCACACCGCGTCGGCCCAGCCCGACACGAGCCGCTCGGTGACGTCCGGCACGGCCGAGGTGGTGAAGTCGAGGTCGTTCTGCAGCCGGCCGATCATGGCGTCGCGGACCGGCCCGCCGACCAGGGCGAGCTCCTCGCCGGCCGCGGCGAAGAGGGCCCCGAGCTCGTCGATGACCGAGCCGATGCGGTCGAGCTCGGCCCCGACCCGGCGCTGGATCTCGACGATCGTGAGCGGTTGCAGTGCGGCGTCGGACACGACGGGCCAGTCTACGTGCCGACCCGGTGGGTCCGAACAACTAGCATCGGTGCGTGCCCCGCCCGTCCGTGATCCGTGCTGCCCTGGCGGGGCTCCTGACCCTCGGGGTCGCGACCGGGCCGGCCCTCGGGGCGGCCGGAGCGCCCGCGACGAGGGCTCCCGCCGAGGAGCCCGACCCCCTCGTCGTCCACCTCGACACCATCACGCCGGTGCTGCCGAGCACCGGGGACGTCGAGATCACCGGCACGGTCACCAACGTCAGCGACGAGACCTTCACCCGCGTCAACCTCCACGCCTTCTCCTCCCAGCAGCCGATCCTCGACTCCCCCAACCTCAACGAGTCGGCGGGCGTCGACCCGGGCGTCTACGTCGGTCCCCGGGTGACCGTCCCGGGCACGTTCGACACCGTGGACGAGCTCGCGCCCGGCGAGACGGCGTCCTTCTACGACTCCGTGCCCGTCGAGCTGCTCGGCACCTCCGGCCAGGCCGGTGTCTACTGGATCGGCGTCCACGCCCTCGGCGACGGCTCGGTCCCGCGCGACGACATCGCCGAGGGCCGGGCCCGCACGTTCATCCCGCAGGAGCCGACCGGCGACCGGACCCAGGAGGCCTCGGTCATCCTCCCGGTCCGCAGCCGGGTCTGGTACGACGCCGACGGACGCGTCGCAGGGCTGGACCGGTGGGCCCGCCGACTGGCCGAGGGTGGCAGCCTCGACGGCGTGCTCGACATGGCCGAGTCCGCGGGCTCGACGCCCTACAGCTGGCTGGTCGACCCGGCCGTCCTGCACGCCGTGGCGAAGCTGACGGTGGGCAACCCGGCCCGGAGCATCGCGCCGGACCCCAGCGTCGAGGGCCAGCAGCCCTCCCCGACCGAGACGCCGACCGACGGCGTGGACGAGACCCCCACGCTGGAGACCATCACCCCCGCCACCCCGGAGCCCACCGAGGACCTCAGCGAGGAGGACGCGCAGCTGATCGCGGCGGCGGACGCCTGGCTCACCCGCTTCCAGGCCATCGTCGGCTCCGACACGGTGCTGACGCTGCCCTACGGCGACCTCGACGTCGCCGCTGCCGCCCGCAACGACGCCACCCGGCTCGACCAGGCGGTGGACCGCAGCGCCGAGGTGATGCTCGACCTCGGTCTCACCTCGCAGCCCGCGGTGTCCCCGATCAGCGACCGGCTCAGCGAGGAGGCGATCGCCGCCACGCCGCCGGGCACCGTCATCCTGCTCGGTGACAGCGCCTTCGACCTCCCGCCGACCAGCCCCGACTCCGTGGTCCGACTGCTCGGGCACGAGGTCGTCGTCACCAGCACCGGGGCCGAGGCCGGTGGTCCCGGTCCCACCGCGGCCACCGACCCGCTCGCGCTGCGTCAGCGCCTGCTCAGCGAGGCGGCGCTCCGCCTCGAGAACCGCGACACGGCACCGCTCGTCGTCACCCTGCCCACCGTGTGGAACGGGGAGGACGCGGCGTCGTTCTTCACCGACCTCGACCAGCCGTGGCTCGACCTCGTCCCCGTCAGCGACGTCGCGGGACGCAGCGCCGTCGACGTGCCGGCCTCCAGCCTCAACTACACCGAGGACGACCTGGCCGCGGAGCTCGACCCGACCAACTTCTCCGCGGCCACCAGGGCAACGACCGCGGCCACCCTCCTCGAGCAGGTCCTCACCCTCCAGACCATGGTCGAGACCTCCGTCGAGGACCAGGCGCTCGTGCTGCTCTCCGAGCAGCACCGCGCCCGCCCGGGTCTGGCCCGCGCCGCCACCGACCGGCTCGACGAGGTCCTGCGCGAGGACCTCGCGTCGGTGCGGATCGAGGGACCGCCCGCCGTGACGCTGTCCGGCGACTCCGGACCGCTCGGCGCGACCCTCGTCAACGAGCTCGACCAGCCGGTGACCGTCCGGGTCCGGGTGAGCACCGACGGCGAGATGAACCTGACCGGCGGTGACGGCGTGCGCGAGCTCGGCCCCCTGGCCCGCAGCGTCGTCCGCTTCGAGGCGAGCACGAGCGAGGTCGGCGTGCACAACGTCCGGCTGTCGGTGACCAGCGTGGACGGCGTGGCGCTCGGCTCGACGGCCCAAGTGCCGATCCGCGCGGCCCGGGTGAGCGCGTTGATCTGGGTCGTCATGGCAGTGGGCGCGCTCGTCCTGTTCGGCATGGTGGGCTACCGCCTGCCGGGTCAGATCCGCCAGCGCCGTGCCGAGCTCGCGGCCGCGGAGGCCGCCGACGAGCAGCCCGAGCCTGCCGAGGACGCGCCGCCCGGCGAGGACCACGCCGACCACCGGGACCCCGGTGACCCACCGGTCCCCGGCGAGCCGGCCACCTCGCGCGCCGCGGACCTCGAAGACGCCGCCACGGACCGCGCATGAGCGGCGCATGAGCATGACCGACCAGCGCGTGATGGCCTCCTCGGCCGTGATGGCCGCGGGCACCGTGGTGTCGCGCGCGTCGGGCTACGTCCGCAGCGCCCTGCTCGTCGCGGCGCTGGGCGCCTCGATCCGCGGCGATCTCTTCACCATCGCCAACACGCTGCCCAACATGGTCTACATCCTGCTGGCCGGCGGCATCTTCAACGCCGTCCTCGTGCCGCAGCTCGTCCGCCGCATCAGCAGCGACCCCGACGGGGGCGACGCCTACGCCAGCCGCGTCATCACGCTCTCCGCGCTCTTCCTCGGCGCGGTCAGCGTGCTGCTCGTCGTGCTGGCCCCCCTGCTCCTCCAGGTCTACCTCGACAGCCGCTACCTCGAGCCCGACCGCGCGGCCCACCTCGAGTCGATCGTGAACCTCACCCGCTGGTGCCTGCCGCAGGTGTTCTTCTACGGCATGTACGTCCTCATCGGGCAGGTCCTCAACGCGCGGGGCCGGTTCGGGCCGATGATGTGGGCCCCCATCGCCAACAACCTCATCTCGGTCGGGGTGCTGGTCCTCTTCCTCGTCGTCTGGGGGCCGGTCGGTGACAGCGCCGACCAGTACGCCCCGCTGAGCGGGTCCCAGGAGGTGCTCCTGGGCCTCGGCTCGACCATCGGCATCGTCGCGCAGTGCCTGGTGCTCGTCCCCTACCTCCGGGCCTCGGGGTTCAGCTACCGCCCGCGCTTCGACTTCCGCGACCCCGAGCTCAGGCACACCCTGTCCCTGGGTGTGTGGACCGTGCTCTTCGTCATCGCCACCCAGGCGGCGTACCTCGTGGTGGTGCGGCTCGCGTCGGGCGGCACCGCCGGCGGCGGCGACGGCACGGGGCTGACGGTCTACTCCAACAGCCTGCTCATCATGATGGTGCCGCACGCGATCGTCACCGTCTCGCTCGCCACCGCGATCCTGCCGCGGCTCTCCGCCCTGGCCTCCGAGGACCGCCTGGCCGAGCTCGGGAGCACGGTCGGCTCCACGCTGCGCACCGCGCTGGCCCTGGTGCTGCCCTTCGCGGTCCTCCTGCCGCTCGTCGCCGGCGACGTCGCCGCGGCCGCCTTCGGCTGGGGCGGTGGCGAGGAGCGCGCGGCGGCCTTCGCCCCGACCCTCGCGCTCTTCGGGCCGGCGCTGGTGTTCTTCACCGTCCACTACTTCATGCTCCGCGGCTTCTACGCCATGGAGATGACCCGGCTCGTGTTCTTCATCCAGCTCGCCGTCTCCGCGACCAACGTCGCCGTCGCCGTCGCCCTCGTGCCGTCCCGGCCGCCCGAGGACACCGCCCCCATGCTGGTGGTGGCCTACCTGTCGTCGTACGCCGTCGGCGCCGCGATCAGCACGGTGCTGCTGCGGCGCACCGCGGGCGGCATCGAGGGCTCGCAGCTGCTCCGGTTCCTCGTCCGGATGGCGCTCGTGCTCGCCGTCGCCGCCGCGGCCATCTGGGCCGCCGAGCTCGCGATGTCCGGGCTCGGGGAGCGCCCCGGACCTCTCGTCGCGCTCGTACGGGGCGGGCTGAGCGGGCTCGCCGGCTGCGTCGTGCTGCTCCTCGGCGCCCGGCTCCTGCACGTGCGCGAGGTGACCAGCCTCGTCGACATGGTCGCGGCGCGCCTGCACAGGCGATGAGACTGCCTAGAGTGGCCGCAAGCACGGCGACGGCGCTCGTGCGACGGTCGTGCCGGGGCGGGCAACAGGTCAGTGGGAGCGAGGTGAGCGGTGCCGACGTCGATGCAGGCGGGTGACGTGCTCGCCGGACGCTACCGGCTCGACGACCTGCTGGCCGAGAACGGGACCGGCCGCTTCTGGCGTGCCCACGACCTCGTGCTCCACCGGCCGGTGTCGGTCCACCTCCTCGACGCCGGCGACGAGCGCGCCGAGGCGATGCTCGAGGCGGCCCGGCGCACCGGCCCGGTCATCAACCGCCGGCTGCTGCGCGTGCTCGACGCGGAGATCGCCGACGGCCGCTGCTACGTCGTCAACGAGTGGGGGCAGGGCGAGTCGCTCGACATCCTGCTGACCCGCGAGGGTCCGCTGGCCCCGCGGCGCGCGGCCTGGCTGGTCGGGGAGGTGGCCGAGAGCATCGCCGAGGCGCACGCGTCCGGCCTCGCCCACGGGTGCCTGGCGCCCGAGAACGTCCTGGTCGACCAGCACGGGCAGATCAGGATCATCGGCTTCGGCGTCGAGGCCGCCCTCCGCGGCCTGCCGCCCGGTCGCCTCAACGTCGACGAGGTCGACCTCGCCGGCCTGCTCTACAGCGCGCTGACCGGCAAGTGGGCCGGCGTCTCGGAGTCCGCCGTGCCACCGGCACCGGAGGTGCACGGCGAGGTGCTGCGGCCCCGGCGCGTGCGGGCCGGCATCCCCCGGATGCTCGACGCGCTGTGCGACCAGGTCCTCAACCCCCAGCACGCGCCGGGGACCGAGGGCTCCGACTTTACCGCCCACCGCATCTGCGAGATGCTCCACGACTACGTCGGGGACACCACCGGGACGCTGCCCCCGGTCGCCGCGCTCCGGCCCACCCCGCCGCCGGCCCAGGTCCAGCCGGCCATCCTGCCGACCACGACCGTCCCGGTGGCGGGTGACGAGGCCGGCGAGGCCGACGAGGCCGACGAGGCCGAGGACGCCAGCGGGACCGACGCCGGGCCGGCCGAGCTGACCGCCACCCACGCCGTCCGCACCGACCCGACCGCCACCGTGGTGACCGCGCCGGTCCCGGCCGAGGAGCGCGCGAGCAGTGACGGGACCGACAACCCGCCCGCCGACCCGCCCGACGAGCCGCCAGTCGACGCGCCCGCCGAGGCTGCGCCCACCCCGGTCGCCGACCTCCCGACGGAGGCCGGGATGCCGGTCTTCCACGACGACGACGAGGTCGACTGGCTGCGCGCTCGCGCCGACAAGCCGGCGCCACCCCCGCCCCTGGCCGACCCCCAGCCCAAGCCCCTCTTCGCGCCCGACCCGCCGGAGGGCGAGCCCGTACGCCGTCCGCGTCCCGGCAGCCGGGCGCCCGGCGGCGACTACTGGCCGTGGGACTCCAGCCAGGACTCGGGCCGGGACTCCGGCCGGGACTCCGGCCGGGACTCCGGCCGGGACTCCGGCCGGGACTCCGGCGTACGTCCCGTCGGGCGGGACACCGGCTCGTGGGCGTCCGGCGCGTGGGCGGAGGACCGCTGGGGCACCGGCGAGGGACTCGAGGACACCGGCGACCAGGTGCCCGGCCGGACCTGGATCCGGCTGGCGATGATCGTCGCGATCTGCCTGCTCGTGGGCGTCGCGGCGGTGGCCGCCTACCAGCTGGGGCTGCGGCCGCCGACCCCCGACTCCGGCAGCGACGACCCGACGCCCAGCGCGAGCCCCACGGCGGCCGAGCCGACGCCGTTCACCGACCTCGCGGCCGACGACTTCGACCCGCAGGGGACCGACGGCCAGCAGGAGAACCCGGACACCGTGCCGACCGTCCTCGACGGCGACCCCGCCACGTCGTGGACCACCTCGACCTACGAGCAGAACTTCGGCCCCGCCGGCCTCAAGACCGGGGTGGGCCTCGTCATCGACCTCGGCAGCACCCGTGCGGTGCGGCAGGTCCGGGTGACGACGGAGGGAGGCCAGACCTCGCTCGCCACCTACGTCACCTCCGAGGCGCCGACCGGGGTCGCGGAGCTCACGCCCGTCGGCACCGCGTCCGGGACCGGGGAGCTCACCGTCGACCTGGCCGAGCCCGTGTCCGGCCAGTACGTCACGGTGTGGCTCACGCTCCTCCCACCGGTCGACGGCGGCTTCCGGGGGACGATCTCCGAGGTGCAGGTGCTCGGATGACCACCGGCGCGAGCGACGCCCGCACCGATCCGCGGTCGGACCAGGAGCTGCTCCGGGCCCACGTCGACGGCGACGCGGACGCGTTCGGCGTCCTGTTCACCCGCCACCGCGACCGGCTCTGGGCGGTCGCGCTCCGCACGATGGGCAATCCCGAGGATGCCGCCGACGGCCTCCAGGACGGCATGATCGCCGCCTTCCGACGGGCCGGCTCCTTCCGCGGCGAGGCGGCGGTCACGACCTGGCTGCACCGCGTGGTGGTCAACGCCTGCCTCGACCGGATCCGCGCCGCCAAGATCCGGCGCCTCGACGCCCTGCCCGACGACGTCGAGGACCGCGGCACCCTGGTGGCGACCGCCGTCCACGACGACCAGCCGGACGCGGCAGCCGAGGACGCCGAGCGACGCCGACGGGTGCTCGACGCGCTCGCCACGCTGCCGGCCGAGCAGCGCGCCGCGCTCGTGCTCGTCGACATGGAGGGCTACCCCGTCGCGGAGGTCGCCGAGATGCTCGGCTGCGCCGAGGGCACCGTGAAGTCGCGCTGCTCGCGCGGGCGCACCAAGCTCGCCACCCTGCTGGCCGACCTCCACCACCCGGCCGGTGACCCGCCTCACGGGAACCCGCCGCCCGACGGTCCCGTCCAACCCAGCGTCCGCCCGCGGGGACCGCCCGTGCCCTGAGCCCGACCCCGTGTGACCGACCCCTTCCGTCCGACCCCGCAGCACGACCCCGCAGCACGACCCCGCAGCACGACCCTGACCTGCACCGAGGAGGTGACCCGATGTCCGATGCCGGACTGCCGCCCGACCAGGAGGCCGTACGCCGCCTCCTCGCGGAGGCGCGCCACGACGGGCCGCCGCCTCCGGAGGTCGTCGCCCGCCTCGACGAGACGCTCGCCGCCCTCGCCGCGGAGCGGGTGGACGGCCCTCCGCGTCGCTCGGGCGCGCACGAGGCACCGGACGCGCCGGTCGTCGACCTGGGTGCGCGTCGCCGGCGCCTGGCCGGCGCCGGCCTCCTCGCCGCGGCGGCCGTGGTGGTCGCCGGCGTCGCGATCGGCCAGGGCCTGCCCGGGGTCGGTGGCGGTGACGACGCCGGCTCGAGCGCCGGTGGGGCCGCCGACAGCAGCACCTCGAGCCAGCAGGACGACCAGTCCGGGCAGGACCGATCTGCCCCGACCGAAGGCTCCGCCGAGCTGGCACCCGAGGCGTTGAAGAGCTCCGGGGCGGCGGCGCCCGAGGCCGACGTACCCGCGGTGTCCTCGGCCGACGCCGACCTCGACGACCGGCTGCTCGCACTCCGCCGCGGCCTCCGCGCGAGCCCGACGCGCGTGGAGCTGCTCGACGGGATGCGCGCACTGGCCGAGTGCGGGCTGCCCGACCTCGGCCCGGGGCGACGCCTCCTCGCCGAGGTCGACGACCGACCCGGCGTGGTCGTGTTCCGGCGCGCCGACGGCTCCGCCCAGCAGGCGGAGGTCTACGTGTGCGGCACGCCCGAGCCGGTGCGCACGGTCTCGCTGCCCGCACGCTGAGCGCGCTGGCGACGACTCCCCCTCGGGAAGAACGCTGGCCTACGATCGGTTGAGGACGTCGTACGCCCCACCTCCAGCCCCACCCCAGCCGCACCTTCAGGAGTCACTGACCGCTCATGAGCACCAGCACCGAGACCCGCAACGTCATCATCATCGGTTCGGGGCCCTCGGGCTACACGGCCGCCGTCTACGCGGCCCGTGCAGCTCTCCAGCCGCTCGTGCTCGAGGGGTCGGTGACGGCCGGCGGCGCGCTGATGAACACCACCGAGGTGGAGAACTTCCCCGGCTTCCGCGACGGGATCATGGGCCCGGCGCTGATGGACGAGATGCGCGCCCAGGCCGAGCGCTTCGGCGCCGAGCTGTTCGCCGACGACGTCGTCGAGGTCGACCTCACCGGTGACGTGAAGGTCGTGAAGACGGCCACCGACACCTACACCGCGCGCTCGGTGATCCTCGCGACGGGCTCGGGCTACCGCAAGCTCGGCCTGCCGCGCGAGGACGAGCTCTCGGGTCGCGGCGTCTCGTGGTGCGCCACCTGCGACGGGTTCTTCTTCCGCGAGCAGGCCATCGCCGTGGTGGGCGGCGGGGACTCCGCGATCGAGGAGGCCACCTTCCTCACCCGCTTCGGCTCGAAGGTCTACCTCATCCACCGCCGCGACGGGCTGCGCGCCTCGAAGATCATGCAGGAGCGCGCCTTCGCCGACCCCAAGCTCGAGATGGTGTGGAACTCGGAGGTCGCCGCGATCAACGGCGGAGACCGCCTCGAGTCGATCACGCTGCGCGACACCGTCACCGGCGAGGAGCGGCAGCTCGACGTCACGGGCCTCTTCATCGCCATCGGGCACGACCCGCGCTCGGAGCTGCTGACCGGCCAGGTCGACCTCGACGACGACGGCTACGTCCTCGTCGGCCACCCGTCGACCGCGACCAACCTGCCCGGGGTGTTCGCCGCGGGCGACCTCGTCGACCACCACTACCGCCAGGCGATCACCGCCGCCGGCACCGGCTGTGCGGCCGCGCTCGACGCCGAGCGCTTCATCGCCGCCCTCGACCACGAGGCCTCCACGGCCGGCGAGGCCGCCGCGGTGGTCCAGGCGATCGAGGAAGAGGTCCAGACCGCCGGAGCCTGAGGCTCCCGTCCGGGGCGACCCGCCCACCGACGCCGGGAACAAGTGTCGGTGGGGTGGTGTTGACTCGGATGTCCCCCCACACGACCAACGAAAGGGCACTCCCGTGGCCAACATCGCCGCCGTGACCGACGCCGAGTTCGAGGCGCAGGTCCTCAAGTCCGACAAGCCCGTCCTGGTGGACTTCTGGGCGGAGTGGTGCGGTCCGTGCCGCCAGGTCGCCCCGATCCTCGACGAGCTCAACAAGGAGCACGGTGAGAAGCTGACGTTCCTCAAGATGAACGTCGACGAGAACCCCGTGACCCCCTCGTCCTACCGCGTCACCGGCATCCCGACCATCAACGTCTACCAGGGCGGCGAGGTCGTGAAGTCCATCGTGGGCGCCAAGCCCAAGGCCGCGCTCCTCAAGGAGCTCGAGGGCCTCATCTGATGTGACACGCAGTCGGGCGCGCTCGCGCGCTCGACGTGGACGTGGCCTAGTCGCCTGAGGCGGCCCGCACCGATCCGATCGGGCGGGTCGCCTTCTGCGTGGGCCGCACGACGCCCCACATGCGCTCCAGCGCCAGCTCCACCTCGTCCTTCCACCGCAGGGTGGTGCGCAGGTCCATCCGCATCCTCGGCGTCGTGGGGTGGGCGCGCTGCGTCCGGAACCCCACGCTGCCGAGGAACTCCGCCGGCAGCACGCACCCGTCCGGCCGGCCGCGCGTGTCGCCGTACGCCTCGATCGCGGTGTGCCCGCGCTCGACGAGGTCGGCGGCCATCGCCTGCACCAGCACCCGCCCCAGCCCGCCGCCGCGCAGCCCGGGCTCGATCCACGCGGTCGCCGTGACCACGACCTCCGGCGAGGTCGTCGCGGTCGGCAGTGCCGCCGCCCCGGGCAGGTAGGCCGCAGGGGCGTAGACGATGTGACCGACCGTCCGGCCGTCGACGCGCACGACGCGGCCGCACGAGCCCCAGTCGCGCAGGACGCCGGAGAGCCAGCGCTCCTTCTCGGCGACGCGCTGCTGCTCGTCGAGCTGGGCCCGGTCGACCGGGCCCAGCTCCCAGAACAGGCACGCCCGGACCGGGTCGGCCAGCTCCGCGAGGTGGTCGACCGTCAGGCGCGCGGTCTTGCGGGACACGTCCTCGATGCTAGGGCACGACGGCGCCTGAGAGGATGGCGGGCGTGCGACCGATCCGACAGAGCAAGAAGCTGCAAGGCGTTCGCTACGACGTGCGCGGGCCGATCCTCGTCGAGGCGCAGCGGCTCGAGGCCGAGGGCCACCGGATCCTCAAGCTCAACATCGGCAACACCGCGCCGTTCGGCTTCGAGGCCCCCGAGCAGATCCTCGCCGACATGATGCACCACCTGCCGCAGTCGCAGGGGTACGCCGACTCGCAGGGGATCTGGTCGGCCCGGACCGCGGTCATGCACTACTACCAGTCCCACGGCCTGCGCGACGTCGGGGTGGAGGACATCTTCATCGGCAACGGCGTGTCCGAGCTGATCTCGATGGTGCTGCAGGCCTTCGTCGACGACGGCAACGAGATCCTCGTCCCGGCGCCGGACTACCCGCTGTGGACGGGCGCTGTCACGCTCGCCGGCGGCATCCCGGTGCACTACCGCTGCGACGAGGACGACGACTGGAACCCGGACCTCGCCGACATCGAGGCGAAGATCACCGAGAACACCCACGCCCTGGTGATCATCAACCCCAACAACCCGACGGGCGCCGTCTACAGCGAGGCGACGGTCAAGGCGTTGGTCGACATCGCGCGCCGGCACCAGCTGGTCGTGATGGCCGACGAGATCTACGAGAAGATCCTGTTCGAGGACGCGCAGCACCACCACGTCGCCACCCACGGCGGCAACGACGTGCTGTGCCTGACCTTCTCCGGGCTCTCGAAGGCCTACCGCGTCTGCGGCTTCCGCGCCGGCTGGGTGATGATCTCCGGCCCCAAGGAGCTGGCGACCGACTTCCTCGAGGGGCTCACCCTCATCGCCAACATGCGGATGTGCGCCAACGTCCCGGCCCAGCACGCGATCCAGACGGCGCTGGGCGGCTACCAGTCGGTCGAGGAGCTCATCGGGCCCGGTGGCCGCTTCTACGAGCAGTCGATGCTCGCCCACGACCTCCTCAACGCCATCCCGGGCGTCAGCAACGTCAGGCCGCGTGGCGCGCTCTACTGCTTCCCGCGCC
This genomic stretch from Nocardioides renjunii harbors:
- a CDS encoding GNAT family N-acetyltransferase, yielding MSRKTARLTVDHLAELADPVRACLFWELGPVDRAQLDEQQRVAEKERWLSGVLRDWGSCGRVVRVDGRTVGHIVYAPAAYLPGAAALPTATTSPEVVVTATAWIEPGLRGGGLGRVLVQAMAADLVERGHTAIEAYGDTRGRPDGCVLPAEFLGSVGFRTQRAHPTTPRMRMDLRTTLRWKDEVELALERMWGVVRPTQKATRPIGSVRAASGD
- a CDS encoding pyridoxal phosphate-dependent aminotransferase encodes the protein MRPIRQSKKLQGVRYDVRGPILVEAQRLEAEGHRILKLNIGNTAPFGFEAPEQILADMMHHLPQSQGYADSQGIWSARTAVMHYYQSHGLRDVGVEDIFIGNGVSELISMVLQAFVDDGNEILVPAPDYPLWTGAVTLAGGIPVHYRCDEDDDWNPDLADIEAKITENTHALVIINPNNPTGAVYSEATVKALVDIARRHQLVVMADEIYEKILFEDAQHHHVATHGGNDVLCLTFSGLSKAYRVCGFRAGWVMISGPKELATDFLEGLTLIANMRMCANVPAQHAIQTALGGYQSVEELIGPGGRFYEQSMLAHDLLNAIPGVSNVRPRGALYCFPRLDPEVYAIEDDQAFVIDLLRAKKILVTHGTGFNWPTPDHFRLVTLPEASVLEEAIGRIADFLATRR
- the trxA gene encoding thioredoxin, producing MANIAAVTDAEFEAQVLKSDKPVLVDFWAEWCGPCRQVAPILDELNKEHGEKLTFLKMNVDENPVTPSSYRVTGIPTINVYQGGEVVKSIVGAKPKAALLKELEGLI